From Onychostoma macrolepis isolate SWU-2019 chromosome 05, ASM1243209v1, whole genome shotgun sequence, one genomic window encodes:
- the LOC131540042 gene encoding uncharacterized protein LOC131540042 isoform X1, with protein sequence MFSRNRCNGQDGTGVPQYPRPKKKTSAPKRRQPNPKVALVLRGKIHRFLQGSADHSVQPSGLYYTGIEEEDEEGEEDVEKLQNYCRRGLASAEVCCSPQVPNGLELGAFSGAACVGEVELNREGGIRIPCTLQHNSNPTVVQNQMTQDLNGTRFSSGRGVDGEPKRQTETLLCRLNMAMLDEVVEGNNEDYQEEESSAIVEHILKELRGINKIQEEISDLREYLSSVRGSVEEVSSCVDAVLMEIECMRSGNKSGVETWPGATGGTEGHSHHTHKSNNTVSIGCYTVESSSSCGDILSEYQVVDGKHKEAPRHSAFSSVETPNRNEHHPFTQEASNQRSDVSQGARRRKLSFGYLERQDGQDCPSTSSLSSGQSSKSESDPERPTSEHGKAGDESQTWNPVALKHSVSGEIGWSEDDSCSRQGSFEEAECCMGEVDRWNPSRAASTCTMDTSDQISIVSVKHYNSPDSTSNREDWKLYDAEMLPEEPGLVCHNCNADGKCPQSSVYQNHVSSCENCVVPFKSESTESVMIEPSRSLLYEGTCNRNVPGWKPGSAGDSNVAVNVKKFGRAVLDFKTALRGALKKMDGASATLPGESVEVHTQISLCEEQQGMVNVVNTETPNLDMPQMEMESTQTETNYSEQPQAISTEKGFVEIPQCLSTKAKPESPPHQQNIEHSEHPNSPGLDSSTSNASDATSGHPTNAHLPQFFSIDIIPDSFSTEELAVEEEQRTLAGETQPPTDSSTEGGSEAELSQRDARRLKCLRSFQQILRQKRESRRQLSIVTMSTFSEDDLNPGILSLEALNFPIHCSPSLSHVRSSCLKFFKFAVLVDFCELQSFEIYVRKGKQIILMCFSMAMHIKHVSQITFKHFFYVSVKYQISSET encoded by the coding sequence ATGTTCTCCCGCAACCGCTGCAATGGACAGGATGGCACGGGCGTCCCTCAATATCCCCGACCCAAAAAGAAAACTTCAGCGCCAAAGAGAAGGCAGCCTAATCCCAAAGTTGCTCTGGTGTTGCGTGGGAAAATTCATCGTTTCTTGCAAGGATCTGCAGATCATTCTGTCCAGCCTTCTGGTCTTTATTATACTGGAATTGAGGAAGAGGATGAAGAGGGGGAAGAGGATGTTGAAAAGCTGCAGAACTACTGCAGGAGAGGATTAGCTTCAGCAGAGGTCTGTTGCTCACCTCAGGTGCCAAACGGACTTGAGCTGGGAGCGTTTTCTGGGGCAGCTTGTGTTGGGGAAGTGGAACTAAATCGAGAAGGAGGCATCAGAATTCCTTGCACTTTGCAGCACAACAGTAATCCGACAGTAGTTCAAAACCAAATGACCCAAGATCTAAATGGGACTAGGTTTTCGTCTGGAAGAGGAGTTGATGGTGAGCCTAAAAGACAGACTGAGACTTTGCTGTGCAGGTTAAATATGGCGATGCTGGATGAAGTCGTGGAGGGGAATAATGAGGACTATCAAGAGGAAGAATCGAGTGCTATCGTTGAGCACATTCTGAAGGAATTGCGAGGGATCAACAAAATTCAAGAAGAGATATCAGACTTGAGGGAGTACCTGTCATCTGTTCGTGGCTCTGTCGAGGAGGTCTCTAGCTGTGTAGATGCCGTCCTAATGGAGATCGAATGCATGCGGTCTGGAAACAAATCTGGTGTAGAGACTTGGCCAGGAGCAACTGGTGGCACTGAGGGTCACTCCCACCACACTCACAAATCAAATAACACTGTTAGTATAGGCTGCTACACTGTTGAATCCTCAAGTAGCTGTGGTGATATACTCTCAGAATATCAAGTCGTTGATGGGAAGCACAAAGAGGCACCAAGGCACTCTGCTTTCAGTAGTGTTGAGACGCCAAACCGCAATGAGCATCATCCTTTTACACAAGAAGCATCTAATCAAAGGTCTGATGTATCTCAAGGTGCAAGGAGAAGAAAGCTTAGCTTTGGTTACCTCGAGCGCCAGGATGGACAGGACTGTCCGAGCACAAGTTCCCTATCTTCGGGTCAGAGTTCCAAGTCTGAATCTGATCCAGAAAGACCCACCTCTGAACATGGCAAAGCAGGGGATGAAAGTCAGACCTGGAACCCAGTGGCTTTAAAACATAGTGTAAGTGGAGAGATCGGTTGGAGCGAAGATGATTCTTGCTCCAGACAAGGCAGTTTTGAAGAGGCAGAGTGCTGCATGGGTGAAGTGGACCGCTGGAACCCATCAAGAGCTGCAAGTACTTGTACGATGGACACCTCAGATCAAATATCCATAGTATCTGTTAAACACTACAACTCTCCTGATAGTACAAGCAATAGAGAAGATTGGAAGCTGTATGATGCAGAAATGCTGCCTGAAGAACCTGGTTTGGTCTGTCATAATTGCAATGCAGATGGTAAATGTCCTCAGAGTTCTGTGTATCAGAATCACGTGTCGTCTTGTGAAAATTGCGTAGTTCCATTTAAAAGTGAGTCAACAGAAAGTGTGATGATTGAGCCATCTAGGAGCCTTCTATATGAAGGTACATGTAATCGAAATGTCCCTGGTTGGAAGCCAGGCTCGGCTGGTGACAGTAATGTGGCGGTTAATGTAAAAAAGTTTGGTAGAGCAGTTCTCGACTTCAAAACTGCCTTGCGGGGAGCTCTGAAGAAGATGGATGGAGCTAGTGCTACTTTGCCTGGTGAAAGCGTTGAAGTCCATACGCAGATCTCCCTGTGTGAGGAACAACAAGGAATGGTAAATGTCGTAAATACTGAGACACCAAATTTAGACATGCCTCAAATGGAGATGGAGAGTACACAAACAGAAACTAATTATTCTGAGCAGCCTCAAGCCATCAGTACGGAGAAAGGTTTCGTAGAGATACCTCAATGCCTCTCCACCAAAGCAAAACCTGAATCGCCTCCTCACCAGCAAAATATTGAACATTCAGAACATCCAAATTCTCCAGGGTTGGACTCCTCCACCAGTAATGCATCAGATGCTACATCTGGACATCCAACCAATGCTCATTTACCACAGTTTTTCTCTATAGACATTATCCCAGACTCTTTTTCCACTGAGGAACTAGCCGTAGAAGAGGAGCAAAGAACGCTAGCGGGGGAAACGCAGCCTCCCACCGATTCCTCTACAGAAGGAGGTAGTGAAGCAGAGCTTAGTCAGCGGGATGCACGTCGTCTGAAGTGCCTCAGGAGTTTCCAGCAGATTCTAAGGCAGAAGAGAGAGTCCAGAAGACAACTCAGTATAGTGACCATGtcaacattttctgaagatGATTTGAATCCAGGTATATTGAGTTTGGAGGCTCTAAACTTTCCTATTCATTGTTCTCCTTCATTGTCACATGTTAGAAGTTCTTGTCtgaagttttttaaatttgcagtGTTAGTGGATTTCTGTGAACTCCAATCTTTTGAAATTTATGTCAGAAAAGGAAAGCAAATCATTCTGATGTGCTTTTCCATGGCTATGCACATCAAACATGTCtcacaaataacatttaaacactttttttatgtttctgtaaAATATCAGATCTCATCAGAAACGTAG
- the LOC131540042 gene encoding uncharacterized protein LOC131540042 isoform X2 translates to MFSRNRCNGQDGTGVPQYPRPKKKTSAPKRRQPNPKVALVLRGKIHRFLQGSADHSVQPSGLYYTGIEEEDEEGEEDVEKLQNYCRRGLASAEVCCSPQVPNGLELGAFSGAACVGEVELNREGGIRIPCTLQHNSNPTVVQNQMTQDLNGTRFSSGRGVDGEPKRQTETLLCRLNMAMLDEVVEGNNEDYQEEESSAIVEHILKELRGINKIQEEISDLREYLSSVRGSVEEVSSCVDAVLMEIECMRSGNKSGVETWPGATGGTEGHSHHTHKSNNTVSIGCYTVESSSSCGDILSEYQVVDGKHKEAPRHSAFSSVETPNRNEHHPFTQEASNQRSDVSQGARRRKLSFGYLERQDGQDCPSTSSLSSGQSSKSESDPERPTSEHGKAGDESQTWNPVALKHSVSGEIGWSEDDSCSRQGSFEEAECCMGEVDRWNPSRAASTCTMDTSDQISIVSVKHYNSPDSTSNREDWKLYDAEMLPEEPGLVCHNCNADGKCPQSSVYQNHVSSCENCVVPFKSESTESVMIEPSRSLLYEGTCNRNVPGWKPGSAGDSNVAVNVKKFGRAVLDFKTALRGALKKMDGASATLPGESVEVHTQISLCEEQQGMVNVVNTETPNLDMPQMEMESTQTETNYSEQPQAISTEKGFVEIPQCLSTKAKPESPPHQQNIEHSEHPNSPGLDSSTSNASDATSGHPTNAHLPQFFSIDIIPDSFSTEELAVEEEQRTLAGETQPPTDSSTEGGSEAELSQRDARRLKCLRSFQQILRQKRESRRQLSIVTMSTFSEDDLNPDGSLDEDQVIYFHMV, encoded by the exons ATGTTCTCCCGCAACCGCTGCAATGGACAGGATGGCACGGGCGTCCCTCAATATCCCCGACCCAAAAAGAAAACTTCAGCGCCAAAGAGAAGGCAGCCTAATCCCAAAGTTGCTCTGGTGTTGCGTGGGAAAATTCATCGTTTCTTGCAAGGATCTGCAGATCATTCTGTCCAGCCTTCTGGTCTTTATTATACTGGAATTGAGGAAGAGGATGAAGAGGGGGAAGAGGATGTTGAAAAGCTGCAGAACTACTGCAGGAGAGGATTAGCTTCAGCAGAGGTCTGTTGCTCACCTCAGGTGCCAAACGGACTTGAGCTGGGAGCGTTTTCTGGGGCAGCTTGTGTTGGGGAAGTGGAACTAAATCGAGAAGGAGGCATCAGAATTCCTTGCACTTTGCAGCACAACAGTAATCCGACAGTAGTTCAAAACCAAATGACCCAAGATCTAAATGGGACTAGGTTTTCGTCTGGAAGAGGAGTTGATGGTGAGCCTAAAAGACAGACTGAGACTTTGCTGTGCAGGTTAAATATGGCGATGCTGGATGAAGTCGTGGAGGGGAATAATGAGGACTATCAAGAGGAAGAATCGAGTGCTATCGTTGAGCACATTCTGAAGGAATTGCGAGGGATCAACAAAATTCAAGAAGAGATATCAGACTTGAGGGAGTACCTGTCATCTGTTCGTGGCTCTGTCGAGGAGGTCTCTAGCTGTGTAGATGCCGTCCTAATGGAGATCGAATGCATGCGGTCTGGAAACAAATCTGGTGTAGAGACTTGGCCAGGAGCAACTGGTGGCACTGAGGGTCACTCCCACCACACTCACAAATCAAATAACACTGTTAGTATAGGCTGCTACACTGTTGAATCCTCAAGTAGCTGTGGTGATATACTCTCAGAATATCAAGTCGTTGATGGGAAGCACAAAGAGGCACCAAGGCACTCTGCTTTCAGTAGTGTTGAGACGCCAAACCGCAATGAGCATCATCCTTTTACACAAGAAGCATCTAATCAAAGGTCTGATGTATCTCAAGGTGCAAGGAGAAGAAAGCTTAGCTTTGGTTACCTCGAGCGCCAGGATGGACAGGACTGTCCGAGCACAAGTTCCCTATCTTCGGGTCAGAGTTCCAAGTCTGAATCTGATCCAGAAAGACCCACCTCTGAACATGGCAAAGCAGGGGATGAAAGTCAGACCTGGAACCCAGTGGCTTTAAAACATAGTGTAAGTGGAGAGATCGGTTGGAGCGAAGATGATTCTTGCTCCAGACAAGGCAGTTTTGAAGAGGCAGAGTGCTGCATGGGTGAAGTGGACCGCTGGAACCCATCAAGAGCTGCAAGTACTTGTACGATGGACACCTCAGATCAAATATCCATAGTATCTGTTAAACACTACAACTCTCCTGATAGTACAAGCAATAGAGAAGATTGGAAGCTGTATGATGCAGAAATGCTGCCTGAAGAACCTGGTTTGGTCTGTCATAATTGCAATGCAGATGGTAAATGTCCTCAGAGTTCTGTGTATCAGAATCACGTGTCGTCTTGTGAAAATTGCGTAGTTCCATTTAAAAGTGAGTCAACAGAAAGTGTGATGATTGAGCCATCTAGGAGCCTTCTATATGAAGGTACATGTAATCGAAATGTCCCTGGTTGGAAGCCAGGCTCGGCTGGTGACAGTAATGTGGCGGTTAATGTAAAAAAGTTTGGTAGAGCAGTTCTCGACTTCAAAACTGCCTTGCGGGGAGCTCTGAAGAAGATGGATGGAGCTAGTGCTACTTTGCCTGGTGAAAGCGTTGAAGTCCATACGCAGATCTCCCTGTGTGAGGAACAACAAGGAATGGTAAATGTCGTAAATACTGAGACACCAAATTTAGACATGCCTCAAATGGAGATGGAGAGTACACAAACAGAAACTAATTATTCTGAGCAGCCTCAAGCCATCAGTACGGAGAAAGGTTTCGTAGAGATACCTCAATGCCTCTCCACCAAAGCAAAACCTGAATCGCCTCCTCACCAGCAAAATATTGAACATTCAGAACATCCAAATTCTCCAGGGTTGGACTCCTCCACCAGTAATGCATCAGATGCTACATCTGGACATCCAACCAATGCTCATTTACCACAGTTTTTCTCTATAGACATTATCCCAGACTCTTTTTCCACTGAGGAACTAGCCGTAGAAGAGGAGCAAAGAACGCTAGCGGGGGAAACGCAGCCTCCCACCGATTCCTCTACAGAAGGAGGTAGTGAAGCAGAGCTTAGTCAGCGGGATGCACGTCGTCTGAAGTGCCTCAGGAGTTTCCAGCAGATTCTAAGGCAGAAGAGAGAGTCCAGAAGACAACTCAGTATAGTGACCATGtcaacattttctgaagatGATTTGAATCCAG ATGGAAGCCTGGATGAAGATCAGGTTATATATTTTCACATGGTTTAA